A single region of the Bacillus cereus genome encodes:
- a CDS encoding RsfA family transcriptional regulator translates to MKTRQDAWTREDDLLLAETVLRHIRSGSTQIKAFDEVGDTLNRTSAACGFRWNAEVRPNYEDAVQIAKKQRKELKRSEAKIEKEQFTQTRQLVIDAEFSEDITPSKQELTMQNVISFLQNMEHSNPSIAKLQTENGVLQDQLTSLQKTNNELEAKLAVLTKKQQAIEEDYAMLVRIMDRARKLVSVEEQEEQIAPIFKTDQNGNLDIIYSAEN, encoded by the coding sequence ATGAAAACACGTCAAGATGCATGGACAAGAGAAGACGATCTCCTTTTAGCAGAAACTGTTTTACGACATATTCGCAGCGGAAGTACACAAATAAAAGCGTTCGATGAAGTTGGCGATACATTAAACCGTACTTCCGCAGCTTGCGGATTTAGATGGAACGCTGAAGTCAGACCGAATTACGAAGATGCGGTGCAGATTGCAAAAAAACAACGTAAAGAATTAAAACGTTCTGAAGCTAAAATAGAAAAAGAGCAGTTTACACAAACTCGGCAGCTCGTAATCGACGCTGAGTTTTCAGAAGATATTACGCCAAGTAAACAGGAACTTACAATGCAAAATGTCATCTCATTTTTGCAAAACATGGAACATAGTAACCCTTCAATCGCAAAGTTGCAAACTGAAAATGGTGTATTACAAGATCAGCTCACTTCCCTACAAAAAACGAATAATGAACTTGAAGCAAAATTAGCGGTACTCACAAAAAAACAACAAGCAATCGAAGAAGATTACGCAATGCTTGTTAGAATTATGGACCGTGCTCGAAAACTTGTTTCAGTTGAAGAGCAAGAGGAACAGATTGCTCCAATCTTCAAGACTGATCAAAACGGAAACTTAGATATTATATATTCCGCAGAGAATTAA
- a CDS encoding tRNA threonylcarbamoyladenosine dehydratase has protein sequence MLHQFSRNELAFGKEGLEILKNSTVGILGIGGVGSFSAEALARSGVGRLVLVDKDVVDITNVNRQIHALVSTVGRSKVELMKERIADINPECEVIGLEMFYTDETYEEFFKHGLDFVVDASDTITFKIHLIKQCLRRKIKIISCMGAANKMDPTRFRIADISKTHTDPIAKVIRTKLRKEGIKKGVKVVFSDENPIVIREEVRKEIVPDENAKIRKAKLPPSSNAFVPSVAGLIMASHVVRERIKNVEVKRVGQE, from the coding sequence ATGTTACATCAATTTTCACGTAATGAATTAGCCTTTGGAAAAGAAGGCCTTGAAATATTAAAAAATAGTACAGTCGGTATTTTAGGAATTGGCGGCGTAGGGTCATTTTCGGCAGAAGCGTTAGCACGTTCTGGCGTAGGACGTCTTGTATTAGTTGATAAAGATGTTGTAGATATTACAAACGTAAACCGTCAAATTCACGCTTTAGTATCTACTGTAGGGCGTTCAAAAGTAGAATTAATGAAAGAGCGTATTGCAGACATCAATCCAGAGTGTGAAGTAATTGGATTAGAGATGTTTTATACAGATGAAACATATGAAGAGTTCTTCAAACACGGCTTGGATTTCGTAGTGGATGCATCTGATACGATTACGTTTAAAATTCATTTAATTAAACAATGTTTACGTCGTAAAATTAAAATTATCTCATGTATGGGTGCTGCAAATAAAATGGACCCAACTCGTTTCCGTATTGCGGACATTTCTAAAACACATACAGATCCAATTGCGAAAGTAATTCGTACGAAGCTTCGTAAAGAGGGTATTAAAAAAGGTGTAAAAGTTGTCTTCTCTGACGAAAACCCAATCGTAATTCGTGAAGAAGTACGTAAAGAAATCGTACCAGACGAAAATGCAAAAATTCGTAAAGCGAAATTACCGCCTTCTTCAAATGCATTTGTACCATCTGTGGCAGGCTTAATTATGGCAAGTCACGTTGTACGTGAGCGTATTAAAAACGTAGAAGTGAAGCGTGTAGGGCAAGAATAA